The Toxoplasma gondii ME49 chromosome XI, whole genome shotgun sequence region GACACATTGAGCAGCCTGAGGACAGTGGACCACCCGACACTGCGACAGTCCTCCAGACACCGCCGTCTGAAACGCCATCCACTGTTCCTCACtaaagaagacgaaaaaggaaatgaTTGCATGGTATACTGCATTCGCGCTCACCAACCACAATGCACCACACTAGTCAAGCATTATGTCTGCAAGAACACACCATTTAAGCGTACCTGTCGCATAGCGTCGAACGTGAGGAACTCATTGTCGGGAATTTGGTAATGCTCCTGCATTAGCATCGCACAGAACACACCAAAAACAACGCCTCTACGTAGCCCCAAAGGTTCTCTCGGCAATGGTGTGGCACCCTGTGGATTTGAGGGGgtcacagaaaacagagaagacctGAGAGTGGTGATGCCTCTGGTTCTCAGACACAGTGTTGAAACATAATTAATCACTGGACGTGTAGCGAGTGTCCCTATCCTTGCCCATGGTCTCAAGGGGTGAAGCAAAGACTCTGCGATTCTGTTTGCTTCGACGTGCCTACCGAAGGGCCTTGGCCCTCCGTTCCACAATACCGATACGTGCTAAAAGTGAAAAGGGTGGTAAACGTAAAGACGAACCTTTCGACAGTTCTTACTCTTATGAAGTCGAGCCGTGCTTTGAGAACCCGAGACAGTGTGTACTGAAAGGGGACGCCGAAGAGCACCACACATCGCCCGAAGTGTCGATCGAAGTCAATGCCCTCAGCCACTTTGCCTCTGTTTGCCGCAAATAAAAACAACAACGCATGCGTCATAAGTCACGTCGAAGCAGTGTAGATAATAATCCACTTTACGTTCAACCTCTAAAGGACATGACGGTCATAGGGTACGCCGGGGACAGGTCAGATCATGTCGGGAAGGGTATCCAAGAAACAAAGTGACTTTCACCCCCTGCAGCAACTGAGAAATTGAGAAGTTCCTGCATGCTTGGAAAACCACACAATGACAGactccgttttctgtccaAAAGATATCGCGATATCTTTTAGGCACCCCAAAACACAGAAATCAATATGTCGCGCGTCTTGTGTAGTTTTGCATATCTTCTACATCCATTTGAATGGCGCGAGTAATCCCGCAAGTATAGTCACCGCGCTTAAAGTtgcctttttccttcctATGTTAAGGACGGAAGCTCAACGCCCACCATACTTAGGCAAGATAACATGTTATACAGAGAGCCGTTTTATTGTGCCATCAGATACGCAGTATCCTCCAAGCCAAAGTCCTAAACATGGTACTGAAGAAAGGAAGTTTGCGGCGACTGTAGCTCCTCGGCAAATACATTGAGTACAATGATGCCTAGCGTGTATGTGAAGAACCAACACTGTATACGCGCCACGAAAATAGAACTCTGTGTTTGGGACATGAACGTCGAAAAACGTCTTGCCTGGCGAttgagaagaaaacggcacCTCGGCCGCACTCGCACGCGCGCCGGAAGTTATGAAGCGCGAGTGTCGTTGCTACCACGTCTTTGGTCTCAATGAAAATCAGCTTGTAATCAAGGACCTGCGCCAGAACTCCGCTGTGATACCTGCGAGGAGATTGAATCCTTTCGTCACGAAGGATGATGTGAACTGCAAGCGAAACTTTTCCTTGGCAAATGTACGGAACCAGACGGACCTGCACAAGCTGACAGTGTTCATCGGTTCACCGCCGTTCACTGCGGCTGTTAAAATATGAAGAAACCTATTCTACAGTTGGAGGACATTTTATTTTGACTAATGGAGTACatcggcttatattcgaaGAGTGGAGTGCCACGATAAAGACCCCCCAGTGAGTACCCGTGCAAAGACTACCGACAAAAAACAGATCCCGACAGCCAGAAAAGCACTGCTCGGTAGATGTGTGTGAAACAAAGTCGACGTTCAACTTGGAAATTGCTCATAAAAAGGCTGACAATCGAGAAGGAAGTGTGGAAAAAGCGAATgcaaaaagacagagatTTCCATCGCGTCTCACAGTTCGCTGCCTGCCATTCCTGCTTCGGTAAACACTCCGAACAGACCTGTAATGTTAATCCATGCCTGATCTGTCCCTGGCAACAACAAACGTACCACCGGACGTCTGCCCGACTCCCCAGTTTGTCACCGACAGTGGCTTTCGTGACGACCGTGTTGAGAACTTTACGTGGGTGGAGTGGAAAAGGCTCCCCGTTTCTCAGTGATTTCTTctagaaaagaaggaaacggacgTGTGCGGCCTGCTCgctgagaggaagagcaTACGGCATATCTTTTCACCTGGAAATTCTTACCAGCTGGAGAGCACAGACTCCATGTACGAGTACGAGgtgaagaaacaaacgaggCCGTCGGGAACGTGCTTGCAGAGATCTATCAAAAGATTGCTGTAGTTCCTTAGAACGTTCATGTCATGGCGATATTCGAACTTAGACGTCAGAGGAATCTGTTGAAGACAAGGAGCAGCAAACTCAGTGCACAAGTATGCGGGGATCAACGCGTAACACCATGCAAGCAACAAGACTAAAGCGCCTCTGAAAGGAACGCCCAGAGCAGGCAAAACCACGCTTTCTTCTAGAGACACAAGACAAGATCCGTTTGAGACACAGAGCTCGAGTCTCCCAGTTCTCTgggtttttcttctttcgtgcTGGTCCTTCGCACTGGCCTTCGTCACCTTTCAGTCACACACTTCATCCACCTGCTCAAGATTCAATTGTGGCAAAAAGGACTTTGTGTTTTCATTTCTCCACATAAAAATCTAGACATAATGGCAaattgtttcacagatgttCCCCTAGTCCCCGCTGTAAAGACAAAGATGGTGCACAGTAATCACAAACTCtttggttgtctgtatcaCGTAACTGGGGTCTTCTGCAAGATACTAAATACTGTGGccctgcttcttccactcGCGTCAGTGAGACCAGACACGGACTCCAAACATATAAACGATATCCGTTGATGTTTTCCTCCTTAACGTTACTCTGTACCAAGTACTTTAATCTATTTATCTACGTTAACGATAACACATTTGGTGGTAGTCGATTTATTCTTACTGGCATACACGTCAACATAAAATAGTGCCAGTGCTTGCGCGGTTTCCTCGCGTTGCTTTTCTTACCTGATCCGAGCCGCGCGCAACAATCAATGGACAAATGCAGTTCCGGTCGAGAGACATCGGAAAGGACTCCGTGATGACAGGCTGACatgcgttgcatgcacagagaggGGAAATCCCAGAAAAAGCCGATAAAACTCGATTTATCTCCAGCCACGACAGTGTCTCAGGTGTGCTCTCAAAACATCCCAAGAAGCCGAAATAGCCCATAGACGCGTCTATCAATGCCGCTACCGTCAATACCGACAGATCCGCACCACTGACCTTGCTCTCGCGGACGAGGTACGTACACTTgcgtcttcgttccttcACCACCGCAGTTACAAGTTCACCCTTTCCCCCCGTTAAATGCGCAACACAGTAACGGCACAAATGTTATAAACTGTTTGAAAAATAATTTTCGATCATGTGGTTTGCATCCTCTAGGGTCAGGCAAGATTCGTGTTTGCCGGAACCAGTTTgcaagagggaaggaagaaaatgTCGATCGCAACttcgaaaagaaaaactctGTAGCACATGTCACGGCGTCAGCTGTGACACTGGGTCCTTTGCTTTTGAAAAGACAGTGTCACTCAAATGCTTCAGAGCCTTTTGTGCTGCGCGCCGCAAATGAGAAACAGAGTGCTCCCCTTTGCTCCATTACGCCAGCTTTTTCAGTCCGTGGAACTCTACTTTCTCCCCATCACTCCAGATGTCAAGGCGTGTGCGCATTACTACGTACAACACAGCGCTACGCCGAGCCGGCTGTTGAGTTTCCCTGACTTCTTTCGTCATAACAAAAGGGGCTGCTTGCGTGTACAGCCTGTTGGTAACTGAACCCGCGGAGATCGGAGAAAGGGTGTGTTCGGACAGGGGATTCACACTGTCCTGTTGGCTGGTTTCGCGAAAAGACCTCTGCAGTAGAAACCACCCGATGCTGTTTCACTCAAGCGCGCTTCCCTTGAgttccttccttccctgcCTCGCCACAGAACAGAGTCGAAGAAAGAGCACCGGGCGACCCGGAGTCACCTGCCCGCAAAACGAAGTCCTGCACGCGCAGAACGACGTGATCGCTTCTCGTTCGCAATCgattccttttctccgcctcACCACAAAGTTGAGCAGCTTCGGGTACAGTTCGAGGGGAGAGATAGTGCCTGACGTCAAGATGAGGGACTGCGAGTTAGAGCGCAAGacaagcagaaagccaagcGAACCTGTCGACCCCGCATGCCGAGAAACGGCCCTTTCGCGAGAACCCAACCACGATCCAAGCACCTCCACACAACCTGCTCCGCGACAAGTACATCCCATGCATGGtttcgtgcatgcaaatcCACTCTACAGTCCGCGACTCGGTTGCTGGGAGCAAAGACCTCGAACGCGACCCATGACGATGCGTCCGAGTTCCAAACACACCATGACGGTCTCGGAGTCTCCCCGCAGACACACGCTCTCCTTCTGACGCGACGAGGACAACGCTGAGTAGCGTGCTcgctcccctctctccgcgcGACAGCGCTCGGCGAGCAACGTCTACGTAATGCACTGTTTCATCTGAAAACTGGAAATATCTTTTCCCCAATCTAAAGACAGAGCCACAAACACCTCGACGATTCTGGTGAGACCCCCGGACGCggatttctttcttctcgaaagAGAGTCAACAAAGCAGACCAAGAATCACTCTGTGACACATACACAGAGACGCCCTCGAGCGGCACCTCGATTCAGACAGTTTTGACCCCTTCCGAGACTAGGAAAGGCGAGTTTTCGTGCATGTAAAGGCACTGGAGAACAACTGTCTGCAGACGCTAAGACAGCGAATGGAGTCTTTTCGAATACCTGGAAGCGTTTTAGGACAGGCTGCATTGCGAGAGACGCGTCTAAGCAGGAGAGTTGGAGGAGAGGGTCGTAGAGACCAACTGCTTCTGGGTACGGGTCGCAAATCAGAATGAAACCTTCACTGAAAGGAAGATAGAcggcgcagaagaaaggggaaacaGCGAACAAGAAATGGTGAAGATGAGTGAGGACCGCGTGACGACGGAATCGAGACTTAGGAGAAAGTGATCCGTCACTGAAGAACAAGTGAGTCGCCAACCACACAACATCGAGAAAAATGCGACACAGAGAGTTTCGACCTTCTGCCTGCGTTGTGTCATAGAAAACTGTTAGCCGCTACAAGGAGAAACGTAAGACACACGGAGATCAAAGCGAGGCGACGAACAtgctgaagaaagaaagacgccCTTGCCAAAGAAAAGACGTTAAAGGCTCCTTGGTCATAGTCCAAAATCTGAGGTCACTccacggagacagctgctgtCTGGAAGCGATCCCCGAGTGGCTCTGGTTCTGTGCAGTCTACTCGTTTTTCTTATCTCCAACTTAAGATCCATATTCGATTTCTTATCCACGAGCTTCTTGCGACAGAGCAAGCTGCGCTGTGTGCCGCCTCCACCCTCACCCTGGCGTCCGTCGTACACAAAACGCCTGTCTTACGCCAACACTGAAGACCGCGCGAAAACTGAAGCTGCCGAGACCAAGACTCAGCTCCTCCAGGAGAGGCCTTTcagcagcggcagagaggaaaggaaagagaaatgaagaaagACCCCCACAGCTAGGTGTCGGAGCGTTCgactcttcctcgttctcctggCCTCAACGTTGACGTCACAGGGGCAGTGAGAGCTCAGAATTTCAAGAAAAAACTGCAAGACTTCTTCTGGCTCACCAGTAGGTGGCTACGAGCGTGCAGAAATCGGCGACAAGCGTCAAAGGGGCGTAAGACTCGACTTCCGTGATCTGGAGAGTATTGAAGAGACTCTTCAGGCGGTCGTAGAAGAACTTCAACAAACTCGCGTCgatgtgtgtctccttttcaaACATGTGCAGGAAGGACAGCGGTCCTTCGCTCTTCAACTCGTAGAtcctgagacagagagaaagcgcaCAACGACGACGCGGGGATGAAGTGGACTGGCCAACAGAGAATGGCCTGAGATGCGGCAGGGGAAGACCCACCCAAAGGAGGCAAAAAACGACGCAGTGCGACGgctcgagagaaaggagacaatcCACGTGGAAAGGTCCATAGACGAagccgcagaaggcgagcgaGGTGACGAATGGAGACAAAGTtaaggaaagacagaaaccACGACAGAGTCGCTAGAGGAACCTCGACTGCAACCACAAACTCGCGTTTGAGACAATGCCCCAGAGACCCCTCTTGTTTTTTCAAAGAGTGGACGCCGCACATTCTCCCattcttcgtttcgtctcaTTTTGTAtcctctgtgtgtcgttttTGACTCCAAGAACAGTGCTTTCTGGGGTACCGTTGTCTCTATGGAAACGCTCTTGGCGAGTCCTTCCAAAATGCACATTTTTACTTCCTCACTTGATGTAAGACTTCAGGTAGGAGACGATGCGCCGCATTAGAGCGACAAAGTGCTCTGCCTTTCGAATGCTTCCAGGAACGGCCTGACCGGAGACACAAACatcggagagacaggggcTTGGATCCACGGTGTGTGAGGACTTTTTGACACATCCACCGGTCAACCGCACCTGAGGAACTATTTGTCTGCATGCTTCTCAGGACTTATTCCTGCTCACTCTCCACATGCTGGTTCGGCATGCGCATACACCCACACCAGTAGTGAAAACGaggtcttcgtttctttttcggaTGACCATAGAGAAGTCTCACTGCCTTGAAACTACACCCCGAAGTGTATAAGAAAAGCaggcgttttcgtttttctcgtgaTCATACCGACGCGGCGTTACACCTTGAAGGCCCATCCCAAAACAGCAttgaaaaaagagaaacagtttTGCCCACACTCTCTGCTGGAGAGTCCCCCTTGTTCTTCTCACCTGCTCCAAGAGGGCGTCATCAGGAAGGAGGGGGCTGGCGAGCAAATCGAGGGTTTCGTTTGCCACGACGATTCGCCCTGGGTCGCGCGActcttttcgtttctctcgaattctctcgccttcgtcttctgggCGCACACAGGCCGAGCCTCCccccgcctcttctccgtcggtCCGTTCCGTTTCTTGTCCTTCCTTTCCCCTTTCAACctcagacgcagaagaggaagaagtcgccgcagacgccgcggagggaggagaggaaggcgcagaggaagacgacgcgctctcttcttcggttgCCCTTCGGCGTTTGATGCCGCGGACGAGGTTTTCGTATTCTTCGCGAAGGcgttctgcatcttctttcttcactcttgaacacggagaaaaacacacgaGAAAAACCAGTAGCCCTCAGTACCACTGGCGTCGCACGGGCAGCTGAAGGGTGGTGGAGAGGGCGAACAGCAGAGCCTCGAGTCTGGTAACGCTACACACCTTAATTGACAATGCAATGGCAGAAGTATCGTCAAGCACTCAGAGAGTTATTGACAGCCAGTCACGAGACCAGAACCATAACTTCGTCATTTCAATTCTCTTCCGCTGACCGATGCGTCTTCGAAAAAATAACATACTCCGGAGAACGAACAGGCCTGTACACTTTCGCCACTGGACGCACGCAGGAAGTCCAGGCGGAAGCCGCGGCCGACGAAGGGGCGCAGCGAGGGTCGAGgcaagcagaggagaaagcaagacggaggaaaggaagcagcagagagagagaggaggacgaaggaggagaaagaaagacaaagaaagacgcaagagaggaacagagtgCGGAAGGGAGATCCAccgacagggaagaaagagggcaacagaggaagtgaagaaggaaaggtggaagggcgagagagagagaacaactgAGAGAGCGAATccaaaacagaagaaggcgatcggcaccgcagaaaagaaggcaagTGCAAAAAGAAGGTCAAGAACGGAACAGCAGCAACCGTCCACGTTGCCTTGCAAAAGCATGTGTACACGCAAAAAACTCCGACAGCCTCCGCGAATATCCAGTAAacacgacagagaaaaccaaAGGAGGACACAGGACGCGGAATGATCGAGGCGACCGCAACGAGCCTCCAAACCTACTCTTCGATTTTTTCAGCAAGTTGACTCAGATTCCGCAGCGCCGCCTCCATGACAGATCGATTGATGTTCACGCTAAGAGCCTCGATGCAGACGTTGTCGATATTGTGCGCTTCGTCAAAAACCACGACGGACCCTTCGTACTGGACTTCTTCTGGAGTTGAAACGCCACCGAAGCCGCGACGCTGGTACGGATTCGAGTAGGTCGACCGAGTCTGCCCTCCCGTAGTGTGCGACGAAGACATACCGTCGGGCAGTGGAGTCAACAGAGCAGCCTGCGAGCGAACAGCAACGGAGATCCGTGCATTGTTcaggggagacgaggagcagaagggGACGCCAGCGtgaggaaaaagcagaaacgatCGCCACACGCTCGCgcaaaagtggagaaaacgcgaggaaaTTGTCTACCGTGAATCCGACTCTGTGTCGAGTTCGAGCGGCAGACGacctcgtctttttctctggaaacAGGTACCTGTGACACCTTCGGATCCAGAATGTACTGGTAGTTCAGGACGACGACATTTGCAAtgtggaggagacgacgcgcgAGGAAGTACGGACAGAAGGGCAAGTTGCGATGCAGAAGAGGATGCCTCCAGTTTCCAGCAGCAATTTTCAACTCCTCAATGGTGTACACACCTGCAGACACGAAGACGCGCTAGAACAAAGCAGGCCCGGTTCACCAATGCTCGACGAACGGAAGCTTCCATGTAGCAGCGGATGCCTACCGGTCGCAACGACGCACTGAAGGCTCCCACCGACGCACTGCAAGGAACGCCAGCTCGAACGCGTCTTACGAGGTGCACACTGCAGACGAATtgagcagagaaacagcgtGGTACTTTTCAGAATGCGAAACACTGTCAACCTCTCGTGTGTGCGCAACTCGTCGCGGAACAAGGACCGACGCCGAAGAAAgctttctctgttcccttctcttctgcggcttTCCCCTTGAGACAAGACACCTCGCGTCCAATGATCGACACAGCAGATGCTGCTCCTCCGTAGTCACGGAAACATGCAGCTTCTGTTCAGCACTCAAACTCTACACCCAGGAAAACAacgcacagagaagagatggaaaaaagaaggaacacaaatacacaaaggagacagaacatcgatggaggaagagggaaacaTCTGTACCTCGTCTCCAACACCAGGCAACGTGAGGCTGTAcacaggaggagaaacaacTCGAGACCATTGGAAAGAACAGGAAACGCCTGTTGTTTTTTCAAGACAGACAGGGGTccttgcctttcttcttccttctccctcatTTCTTTTGGTCAACGTAAGCATAACTAACTCTCCATgcaaacatacatatacatatatatatatatatatatatatatgtatacataactatgtgtgtatatgtatgtatatatgcttgcatgcgtgtatgcgtgcatgcatatgttttGTCGTGTATCTATTTCTCGCATCGTGTGTGACGCAGTCTGCGTCCCTCCTGGGAAACTCCAGGTTTGTTGTCCAAGCTAGTCTCCAGGGCCTCGCTGAGACGTCGGTTGATTTATTCCATCTCCTAAGGCGAGTGCacgaaagaaacgcgaagaccATCGCGAGCATCCACGAGGCAGGGTTCTGTCGtgagtctttcttctctgatATCTTgtcttttgtgtctctcttctcacgGACGTTTCCCCTTTTCCTGAGTCCTCCCTTCCGCCAGATTTCTTTCCCTCGCCACTGCTCATTCCAGTCcttcctttcgtctttcttcgttccaCTCTGTTCAGTCGTCGTTGTTTCAGACCCACTCTGATTCAACTTCTTTTGCTGAGTCGCTTACCGGCAGGAAAGAACTGTGGAGCAAAGTATCGATCGAGGTTCTCGTACcacgcacagagagaaggagagtaGTGCCCAggttccgcttcttcgtttgacTCAAGtgcttcccttctcctccgtcgctctcgctcttctttgccttcttctccgtcttctcgctctcctccctctccatTGCCCCTTCGTTCAAGGCCGCAGGACCCCCCACAACTGCgagctcctctctctgcaagAAGTCCAAGATTTTCGATGTCTCCAGTGGGGGCATCTCCGTgcgacgaggaagccgagaagaaactcgaagGTGGATTGTAGCTCGTCAGGTGTTGCTGTCGCACCCACGGCGCCGTCAGCTGTCGACCTAAAGGGAAAACAAAGATCCAAAATTCGACACGAAACTGTTGATCGGTTCCACCTAAAATACATCAGAAACGACGGGCAGTTCACGTAGATATATTGCCCCAGTAGGTGGATGACTGCAGCTTGTATTTGTCTTGGTAGAGGGCTAGTTGAGTGCTATCTGAGTCACATTCTAAAACTCAACTGGAATGCATCTTGACCTTAATACGTAGCTGAATTCATGCGGCTctcatgcatgcatcttaGAATTTGTCTGCACAGAGATTGAGATTCGGaacaaaaggagaaacaagtTCTGACACATGAGTAGATTTCCGTCCTTTCTGCTAACGAGTGAACCACGCGAACGTTCGagatctctctctgcctaTCCACGCTGTCTACCGGCCGACCCTCGGCTTATCTTCGGAGCGGAGCACACAGTCGCGAGAGGCTaacaaaagggagagaagacggctGGTATAAGGAACGGACGGAAGCAAATGAGAAGGTATGTTGCATCTATGCCTTACAGGCTTCATCGATTCTCTCCCGGTCAGGCTGGTTGTACACTGCAGGGTTGATGCACATGTTTCGCCGAGCAGACAGACCGACCCCGAGGATGTACCCGTCGCCTGAGGtcacagcgaggagaaaggggaaggaaaATTGACATAAACCGCAAGGACAGGGAACACTTGCATAcgaacgaaaagaagagcgaatACCTGTATGCAAAGGAACAGAACATAACACACCTGcttgaaaaggaaaagaagagcgaacaaTTGCATCAGCAGAGTCGCCTGAGACATACAAACAAAACGGTTTAACAACGTGGAGACTTTCTATTCACTGATGAGACTTGCATGTTGAAACCGGAATTCCAAGGCTGTAGCCTTGTTCTCGGATTCCAGTTTTGGGGCATTGTATCGCTCTCCTAGGTTTCGGATTTTGAGCAGGCCACAAGATGACTGTTCCTCGGACTCAGGGGGTTTCGTTCAGGCTTCTGCAAGACAAGCCAAGTCCGAGCTGGACCGAGAAAGACGCcgaaagaaacgcaggaCCGAGATAAAGACGAAACATAAGAAAGCACAAACCACGAACTGCTTGTAcggagcagagaaaacagctGAAAgattctcctctctctctcgcacaACGTTTCTGTAGCCTAACAGTACAGAGGTATTCGATACGGAATTGGTGATCCGTGAGCATTTATCTCATCCTCTATTCATGTAGAATTCCTCTCTGAGACTCGATGAGCTGCACGAGCGCTTTTGAAGCATCCAGAcgcaaaaacagacacagcgCCGGTAGCTGTTCCGAAACTTCTTCACCATACTTCCTCTTCAGCATATATACACAAAGttacacaaatatatatatgtatatatatatatatatacatgagGCAAATGTCGCACGGGCGTTGCGAATTATGTCTTTTCCTCCACGTTTCCAAGATTCTATCGATCACTCGCTCCTCTGAAACTCCTTCTCTACGCATATACACGTAAGGctttatgtatatttgtgtgtctgtatatataaacgTATACATACGTCGTACACCCTACTCCGAATCAGCATTCATGCATAgatatacgtacatacacGCACAACAGAAACGCCACGAGCACTTTGAAATGTTCGCTTGGCTCCACTTTGTTTGGATTTCTGGACTTACGCGCCATGTCTTTGCCTATGTACGGTGGATCCTCGCTTTCTGTGGTTTTCGAAATAGGCTGGAGGGGCGCAGCTCCTGGGGTGCCGAGTTCCCGCTTCCTTCCAAGCGAGTCTCCAGATGCACTTGTTgtctgctctttttcttcgcatgGACTTTGCTCTTGGCGggccttcgtttctcgagcTTTTCGAATTTCTTCAATCCGATAGTCTATCACTCCCTTTAGCTCAAGCAGCGCTTTCTCCATCTCGGGAACCTGCGATCCAAGCAAGGTCAAGGTTAGGCCAAGGTGGATCAGCTAGaatcgcatgcatgcagactgcAGCTGTATTGGGCAGGATCACAACACTCGCTGACTCGAtagagacggagaggcgcTGCAGAACGCAGAttcaagaaagagagaacggaccTACACTGAGGAATGAAGTCGGAAGAGACATGTCTCGACTGAGGAACctcgaagacgcagagaaagggtGGGCCTTGGGACTCAGATGACGACTCTTGTGTTGAGACACACGGACGGCGGCGATGCAGAAGGACGGTGGAGAACAAgcaaacaaagaagacaacCAAATCCGATCGAGTTGCAGAGTTGTGACGGCGACATCGTGGACGAAATAGGATGAagttggagagagaaagagacaaagagaggaagaaaggccGCGTGCGAGACCGTGTCTCTCGAACGCCCTCCCCCCACCACAGCAGTGAATGAGACGTAGGActgagacagaggaagaaggcagagaaccGTCAGATCCGGACGCAAGGGAACAGTCAATGTTTTCCAGCTCCTACACCAGCACAGCAGCCTTGAAAGcgcaaaaaaggagacagggcgtACCGTTCGCGTGCAGTACAGAATCTTCCCGAGACGAGGATGCGCCAGCTGGTACGACgtcaacagagagagcagcgccACAGTCTTCCCTgtagaagagagaaaagccagGAAAAAGGTGCGAAAATGCAAGTGGAAACAGGCAATCAATTACGGAGAATTCGCTACACAGAGCGACCCCTAGAACTCGCAGTTTAGGCACAGCAAAACCTGGGCGTTCCTAGCCACCGAGTCCCCGCACGCAGATCCAGTGCTGGCGATGCGTCCCTGTGTCGCTGCTCGTTCTTGGTCTCCGTGGTCGCTTCATTCAACAGGAAGCGTCGATGTCTCGACTCGTTGTCTGCGTCGTCTACAAAGAAGTTGACGAAGTTTCGTCTCGCTCCTAGAAACATCGAATCCCGCTGCAGAGGAGAACTCCGCCGTTTCCAAGAAGATATCGAACCCacgcctctccctcgctgAGACCTATACGCGGTCGTTCACCTCCTCACAGGTCTCGCTCGCACCCGTCTACTCTGTCGGTTCCTTGCGGCTGGGTTTGTTCGCCGTTGTATtccatcttcctctttgtctcggaACTTTCTCGCCCAGACCTCCCTTTCTCATCGCCTCACCCGTCCCTGTCGGCATCTCAAGGACCGCATGGCCCTTGGCATCGAGTGTGTGCTTGAGCGCGCGGATGTACGCATATTGCTCGGGGTATATGAAGTCGTAGGGGAAGTAGACGGTGACTTCGTCGATTTGGAAGACGACCATCTTGCGCAGTAGACgtggaaaagggagacgacgtcagagacaacgcaggcGTCAACCCACTACGGGATTCACCGCCAACCTCCACACCGGCCTCTGTCTACGGCGAAGG contains the following coding sequences:
- a CDS encoding DNA excision repair helicase (encoded by transcript TGME49_216870) encodes the protein MVVFQIDEVTVYFPYDFIYPEQYAYIRALKHTLDAKGHAVLEMPTGTGKTVALLSLLTSYQLAHPRLGKILYCTRTVPEMEKALLELKGVIDYRIEEIRKARETKARQEQSPCEEKEQTTSASGDSLGRKRELGTPGAAPLQPISKTTESEDPPYIGKDMARDGYILGVGLSARRNMCINPAVYNQPDRERIDEACRQLTAPWVRQQHLTSYNPPSSFFSASSSHGDAPTGDIENLGLLAERGARSCGGSCGLERRGNGEGGEREDGEEGKEERERRRRREALESNEEAEPGHYSPSLCAWYENLDRYFAPQFFPAGVYTIEELKIAAGNWRHPLLHRNLPFCPYFLARRLLHIANVVVLNYQYILDPKVSQAALLTPLPDGMSSSHTTGGQTRSTYSNPYQRRGFGGVSTPEEVQYEGSVVVFDEAHNIDNVCIEALSVNINRSVMEAALRNLSQLAEKIEEVKKEDAERLREEYENLVRGIKRRRATEEESASSSSAPSSPPSAASAATSSSSASEVERGKEGQETERTDGEEAGGGSACVRPEDEGERIREKRKESRDPGRIVVANETLDLLASPLLPDDALLEQAVPGSIRKAEHFVALMRRIVSYLKSYIKIYELKSEGPLSFLHMFEKETHIDASLLKFFYDRLKSLFNTLQITEVESYAPLTLVADFCTLVATYCEGFILICDPYPEAVGLYDPLLQLSCLDASLAMQPVLKRFQSLILTSGTISPLELYPKLLNFVPVITESFPMSLDRNCICPLIVARGSDQIPLTSKFEYRHDMNVLRNYSNLLIDLCKHVPDGLVCFFTSYSYMESVLSSWYHSGVLAQVLDYKLIFIETKDVVATTLALHNFRRACECGRGAVFFSIARGKVAEGIDFDRHFGRCVVLFGVPFQYTLSRVLKARLDFIREHYQIPDNEFLTFDAMRQAAQCVGRVIRSKNDYGLMIFADARYSRIDKRSKLPPWILKHLDNAHLALNTETAISVARTFLRHMSQPPPPPSASRLDARQLQQPQQQQCWELVRRTLHLSANSCVPAQPKEVGEGVPSGVKTADEKQKPPTGDGQ